A region from the Riemerella anatipestifer genome encodes:
- a CDS encoding tRNA1(Val) (adenine(37)-N6)-methyltransferase produces MPKDLKPFRFKNFSIKQNTSVFRVGTDAVLLGALATVDNIKTALEVGCGTGIISLMIAQRNPNCSIIAIDIDENASNLAQENFDNSVYQERLKSININFKEYQPNQKFELIFSNPPYFETNTSDKDKIARQRLTLDFEDLIRKSSQLLSKDGLFAVIIPSEYENLFIETCKTHSLFLQRRVNIKGIEHNPKKRVILEFSFSKNEIKDEDFIIEKSPRQYSDQYLEATKDFHIFNS; encoded by the coding sequence ATGCCAAAAGATTTAAAACCTTTTCGTTTCAAAAATTTCTCTATAAAACAAAATACTAGCGTTTTTAGAGTTGGTACGGACGCCGTTCTATTGGGAGCATTAGCAACAGTAGACAATATTAAAACCGCGCTTGAAGTAGGCTGCGGCACAGGTATTATCAGCCTAATGATAGCCCAACGAAACCCTAACTGCTCCATCATCGCCATTGATATTGACGAAAACGCCTCTAATCTAGCACAAGAAAACTTTGATAACTCCGTCTATCAAGAACGACTTAAATCCATCAATATTAATTTTAAGGAATATCAACCCAACCAAAAGTTTGAGCTTATCTTTTCTAATCCTCCATATTTTGAAACTAACACTTCTGATAAAGACAAAATAGCGAGGCAAAGGCTCACTCTAGATTTTGAAGATTTAATTAGAAAAAGCTCTCAACTTCTGTCAAAAGATGGGCTTTTCGCGGTCATTATTCCTAGCGAATATGAGAACCTTTTTATTGAAACTTGTAAAACACATTCGCTTTTCCTACAAAGAAGAGTTAACATAAAAGGAATCGAACACAATCCTAAAAAACGAGTTATATTAGAGTTTTCTTTTTCTAAAAATGAAATAAAAGATGAGGATTTTATTATAGAAAAAAGTCCGAGACA